ATGCTTCAAGAGAAGATCGAAGACAAGGAAAAAGAGATTGAAAAACTAAGCAAGGAGCTCTACAAACAAAAAAACGACAACTCTTCGAATCTGGATAAATTGAATCAGAGACTATCCAAAAGCAATAGCGAATTAGATGCGTTGAAAGAAAAGCTTAACCAGATAAAGTAAAAAAGCCGGCTCAATGAGCCGGCTTTCACGTTAGGTTGTTTTACTTCTTTTTAAAATTAGAAATTATATGTGTACTTCAAATTAAACAATCGACCTGGCTTGTACAGTGAGAAAAGTTCCTCCTCACTACCAAACTTATACACCAATTTATTCTCTGAGTTCAACAAGTTCTTGGCGGTTAGACTAATAGATGAATTTCCTTCTTTTCCAATCACTTTTGATACTTTCAAATTCAAACTGTGGAATGGTGAAGTATAAACATCAGGAATGTTGGAGATACCAATAAATGTTAGTGTCTCGCCCTGAACATTGTAAGACAAATTACCAGACAGACCTAGCATATTATTTTCATAACTCAAGAATCCATTTACTACATATGGAGATTGACCTGTCATTTCTCTATACTTAGAGACTCCAGCTTCACTTCCTTGATAAGCCACTTCACTATCATATTCAGAATCACCGTTTTCATTAACTGTCACAGTTTTTCTGTTCACTTTAGATACTACCAAAGAGACGTTGGTTCCTACTGAAAAATTCTCTAATGCTGGAGTAATGAAAGTTAGATTCTTTCTGAATTCAAACTCAGTACCATACACACTTGCCTCACCTACATTTCTTGGTTTCAACTGACCTGGATTGTTAGGAAAAAACACCAATGCAATGTGATCTGTAAAATCCTTATAAAAAGCAGATACAGAAACCATTTCACTAGGTGAGAAGAAGTATTCCCATCTCAAATCATAGTTCAATATTTGAGCCTGCCTGATGTCGAGGTTTCCAGAAAATTGAGTTCTAGTAATAGGGTCTTCAATAAATGCTGAAGATTTCTCTTTGAAAGAAGGTCTCGCTAAAGTTTTATTAAACGATGCTCTTAAATTCATATCCTCTTGCAGCGCATATACAAAGTTCACAGAAGGTAAAAGGTTAGTGGCATCCAAAGTTTTCGTATTGTTCTCTTCTTGCTGAGAGTTATCCTCATTCAGCCTAACGCCACTGTAGAACATTTGAGCATTTTCGACACGTAGACCATAAATTGACTTTAACTTCTGTGTAATCTGCATCTCATTCATCACATATCCAGCAAAGATGTTTTGCTTTCCATCATAGTTATTGTAAGCATTGCTATTGTCCTGGATATACAATCCATCTGGATTAGAAGAAGAATACAAATTACCTTCAGAAAGCAACCAGTTGGGATCATTATATTCTACTCTGAATACAGAAAGTTCTTCATATGCATAGTTGTACACATCGAATTCTCTCTCTCTATGTGTGACCAAGCCACCAAATTTGATTTTATTATTATCATTCAAATCATAGGTAAAGTCTAGCTTGAAGCTCTCACTCACTTCTGTCAAATCTCTCCAGAAACGATTCATCGCACCACCATTTCGGAAACCATACTCCCCATCATCTTCGTTGATTCTTGTATCACGGTAATCTGGATCTGTGATTCTAGAATAAAGCAATGAATTAGACCAATCCACTCTCAACTTCCCAAAAAAGTGTTTACCATAAGTAATATTATTGGTCATAGACCTTTGAGTGTAGGCCAATATATCATTATTGATATTTGTTGGGTTGTTCAGTGAGGTCAATCTCAATTCTCTCTCTAATGCTGTAGAAACACCGTTTTGAGTGTGAAGCAAATTGGTTCCTATTGTATGGTTATCATTCTTAACAGCAAAAGACAACAATCCACTCCAAAGAACATTATTTGTGCTCAAATCTCCTTCACCAGTAAAATCTCTCACCAATGCTACTTCACTAGCTGTCCTATCCTTTTCATACCTTTTTCTAGTGAATCCTTCATAGTAGGTATTAGTGTTCTTATAACTTAAGATAGCATTGTATCCAAAGGTCAATTTTTCTCCTTGGATCTGGTTTCTGTGAGAAAAAGACAAACCAGTATTCATAAAATTGGTTCCTCTATCCACACCCAAAGTAGGATCGAACTTCTTAGTCGTGTTTTCTAAAAATCCGTTTTGATCATTCGAAAGCGTAGGGATTTCAGTTCCTTTTGCAAAAGGCAAATCTCTTTGACCATTGTCCCAGCCTAGAAAATCAGTACCTGAACCTTCATACCCTACTGCATTAGACTGAAAATGCATGTCCGGATTGTACCCCATGCTTAGTGATATTGATGTTGATTTTTGATCTGGAAAAGCCTTGGTCTGAATATCTACCAACCCACCAGCAAAATCACCATTTAAGTTGGGGGTAAAAGTTTTGTAAACCATCACATTCTCCAGGACGCCAGTAGGGAAGATGTCAATTTGAACATCATTTCTATCTGGATCTAAACCTGGCACCACCATTCCATTCAATGATGTTTTGGTATATCTATCACCCAAACCTCGAACGTAAACATACTTACCACCCTGAACTGTGACACCCGTTACTCTTTTCATGGCTGAAGAAAGATTGCTGTCACCTACTTTTTTGAAAGCAGCAGATGAAATACCATCAACTGTGTTCACTGATTTTTTCTGAACAGATAGAAGAGCTACGTCATTATCGCGGATCTGCTCTGCAGTCACTACTACTGACTCTAGTTGCTGTACATCTTCAGAAATAATGACATCCAATTGAGTTACCTCATCAGCAACAACTTGAACACCTTCAATAACTTTTGATTGGTATGAAATAAACTGAACTACAAGAGTATGAGTACCCTCCTCAAGACTTAAAGAAAAATTACCATCAAAATCAGCAACAGCACCTTGAGTAGTACCTTGCTTGGTTACGGTAGCCCCGAAGAGTCCTTCTCCGTTTTCTCCGTCAGTAATTTTACCTCTAACAAATCCTTTTTGCGCCATGGCGGATCCTACTACCAATACCAAAAACGCTACAAATACTATCTTTTTCATTCTCTGAATTTTCTAAATCTGCCGCAAATTTAAGCTGGCCAATAGCAGTATCAGATTTTTACATTTTATCAATTATTTACGAATTCGGGCTTAATTCCTTATCCGTTAACACTGGGTTAACACAGTAATATCAGTAGGTTAATGAACCCCTTTCTAAAAAAGACAAAAGGCGCCATACCGATGTATGAACGCCTTTCTAATTCAGAAAATGATCTTTAATTTTCTTTATTATTCATCAAAGCTCTTAGTATAAACTTCAAAGTCTGAAGCATTTACTTTAGTGAAGACCAAATCTCCCGTAGCAGTATTCCATGCCGCATCTTCTTTTTCTTCCAAGTCAGCAGTTTCTACATCATAAGAAGCAGCAAGCTTAACTTTACCGTCTTCGAACACTACGTTTGACACAGTTCCTTTTGCTTTTGATTTGAAGTCACCAGTCGTAGATTTTCCATCGATAGACATGATATTTCCGTTTTGGATCGTAAATACATCATCCATTGATCCTTCTCTACCGTCAATTTCTAACCCTTCGTCTGAACTCTCATCTACATAGACTACAAAGTTATCTACAGTTCCCGCGTAAGATTGATCTACATCTATTCCATCATCCCCAACTGCATAAACCAAGGCGTTCGAAACATTAACTGTTCCACCAAAGAATTCGATACCGTCATCTTTGTTTCCATATACTTCTATGTAGTCAATAGTAGTTCCTGTACCTACACCACCTAAAGTCAATCCATTGATTTCACTTCCATCAGCGATTTCAGCTCCACCATGTCTGATAGACACATACTTGATCACACCTGAGTTATCCGCTGCATCAGACCCACCATACTGTCCATTTGCATCACTTGCATCTACACCTTCTATCTGTGGGTTTTCAGTTTTAGCACTTACAGGCGCTTTACCTAGAACAACGAGTCCTCCCCATTTTCCTTTGTCATCCTGATCCAATGCAGTACCTGCCAAGTATCCTGGTATTATGTCATCTTCAGTAGAAGTCATGATAATTGGCTCCTGAGCTGTACCTTCAGCCATCAGCTTACCACCTCTGGCAATCATCAATACTGCTGCATTAGCTCCTGTCAAAGATGCGTCACCTTTAATCACAGTACCTGCCTGAATTGTCAAAGTCACTCCGTCTAAAACAGTTACCCTTGTTTTCAAAATATAAACATTGTCTTTAGTCCACTCCGTATCAGAATCGATATTCGCAGTAACCTCTACCTCAGTCGCTGTTCCTGTAATAGCGTCTGGAGTCAAATCAGTTCCTCCCATTTGCCCTTTAACAGAAGCTAAGGTCCACCCATCAAATACGGAAGTTGAAGTTGCGCCAGTAGCAGAAGCGTCAGCAGAAACTTTAGCGTCCACTGCTACTTGAGAAGCAGCAATCACTTGTGCTTGCAACTCTTCAGGAGTCAAATCAGTTCCTTCGTCTTCACTACATGATACTAGAGCGAATGCTGCTCCAAATAAAAATGCAAGAGATAATACCTTTTTCATCATTTCAAATTTTAAAATATGCTTGTTGTATTGTTTTCAATTTCGTTTCGCAAAACTGTTTCAACACATTCAGAATTCGATCACACTAGCAGTTATGCTTATGTTAAAGAAGATGAGTAGGTCTTTACCGATTTTTTACCAATGTTAAGGATTTGTGAAGCTGTTTGACAAAAACAGCCAACAGAGGAGAAAAAGCCTACAAACAAAAAGGTCGTCGAAGTATTACACCTCGACGACCTTCATCATTATTTTGAAATGAAAAGACTCTTTATCTATTCACATTTACTTTATTCAATATCGTTTGGATCAAATCCTGAGTAGTCACTCCATCAGCCTCAGCTTCATAGTTGAGTATGATTCTGTGATTCAAAACATCCGTCGCTACTTCCTTGATATCTTCTGGCAAGACAAAGTCCCTTCCATCTAAAAACGCAATTGCTTTCGCAGCAAGATTCAAGTTGATAGAAGCACGTGGTGAAGCCCCAAACTGGATGTAGCTGGCTTCATCCGTCATACCGTATGACTTAGGATCTCTGGTAGCAAATATCAATTCAATAATATATTTCTCCAGTGATTCCGAGAGGTTAACCTCATTGATTGACTTACGAATCGCAAAAACATCGTCCTTATCCAAAACTGTTTTCACTTCATCGTTAAATGACATGTTAGACATGCGACGCATGATTTCTAGCTCATCTTCTTTCGATGGGTAGTCCACATGTACCTTCATCATGAATCGGTCAACCTGCGCCTCTGGAAGCGGGTAAGTTCCCTCTTGATCTACAGGGTTCTGGGTGGCCAGTACCAAAAATGGTCGATCCAGTTTAAATGTCGTCTCGCCAATTGTTACTTGCTTCTCCTGCATGGCCTCAAGTAACGCAGATTGCACTTTCGCTGGAGATCGGTTCACCTCATCTGCCAAAATCAAATTGGAAAAAATAGGTCCTTTTTTCACTTCGAAGTTGGAGGCCTTTTGATTGTAAATCATAGTACCGATCAGATCCGCAGGAAGTAAATCTGGAGTAAACTGTATACGCTTAAAGTCCAAATGTAGAACGTTGGCAAGAGTGTTGACCGTAAGTGTCTTTGCGAGACCAGGCACCCCTTCGAGCAAGATGTGCCCCTGGGTAAACAAGCCAATCATCAGTCGATTGACCATGTACTGCTGACCTACTACCACCTTACCTACTTCATCGTACACCTGCTGCACTTTGTGCTGCAATTCTTTCTTTTCTTCCGTACTTGCGCTTGTTTCCATATGTCTTTTCGATCAAAACTCCTCAAATCTAAAAGACTTGAAGAATTTTTGAAATAATCGCATGTCCCCATCAGGACTGGCATGCCAGGCAAATCCCGAATCACCTGCCTTATAAAAGAAAAAAATCGGGCCTGAATGGCTGAAAGCCAATCTAAACCCGATTTCAGGAGACTTTAAAGCCCCGAGTTAAAAATTGTTAAATCTTACTGATGCGTGTCTTTGAGCAAATCGTTCACCGTTTTCACAGGGTTGAAAGTAGAAATAGGCACCTCCACAAACAAGGTATTCCAATAAGCCATTGCACCATTCCATAGGCCAGGCAGCTCCATGGCTTTCAGATCTTTACCATTCTTTGACTTGCTACTCACAAAGCCTGTGTCATCGTCTCGGTACTGAAGAAGATCAAATTTCTTCCCTTCGAAATCCTTAGTCGCACAGATCAGATCCACAGGATTGAAGTGGGTAGATCCTTTGAGCATGGCTGCCTTTTCTGCGTCATCTAGGTCAATCTGGGCCGTCTCTGCTATTTGTAATGAGGCACTACCATCAGACTCCTTGACCCAAAACGGTCCTCCGCCTGGTTCGCCTGTATTTTTCACCATTCCGCAAATACGGATCGGGCGATTCAGTTTTTCCTTGATCTCGGCTTTCTTTTCTTCATCCGACTTACCAGCAAAGCCTTCACTCATTTTGAGAAAATACTTGGATTCTAGACGGGCTGCCACCGCATCAGGATCAGCGATCTCACCTTTCAAAATTTCAAATACTTCATCCTGATAGTTGATAAGCAAACCAGCCAGCGCCTTCTTATAAGTATAGGTATCTGCCTTGATTCTATCAGGCACCACATTGTCGATGTTCTTGATAAAAATGATATCAGCATCCAGATCATTCAAGTTTTCCAACAAAGCACCAT
This is a stretch of genomic DNA from Reichenbachiella ulvae. It encodes these proteins:
- a CDS encoding TonB-dependent receptor, encoding MKKIVFVAFLVLVVGSAMAQKGFVRGKITDGENGEGLFGATVTKQGTTQGAVADFDGNFSLSLEEGTHTLVVQFISYQSKVIEGVQVVADEVTQLDVIISEDVQQLESVVVTAEQIRDNDVALLSVQKKSVNTVDGISSAAFKKVGDSNLSSAMKRVTGVTVQGGKYVYVRGLGDRYTKTSLNGMVVPGLDPDRNDVQIDIFPTGVLENVMVYKTFTPNLNGDFAGGLVDIQTKAFPDQKSTSISLSMGYNPDMHFQSNAVGYEGSGTDFLGWDNGQRDLPFAKGTEIPTLSNDQNGFLENTTKKFDPTLGVDRGTNFMNTGLSFSHRNQIQGEKLTFGYNAILSYKNTNTYYEGFTRKRYEKDRTASEVALVRDFTGEGDLSTNNVLWSGLLSFAVKNDNHTIGTNLLHTQNGVSTALERELRLTSLNNPTNINNDILAYTQRSMTNNITYGKHFFGKLRVDWSNSLLYSRITDPDYRDTRINEDDGEYGFRNGGAMNRFWRDLTEVSESFKLDFTYDLNDNNKIKFGGLVTHREREFDVYNYAYEELSVFRVEYNDPNWLLSEGNLYSSSNPDGLYIQDNSNAYNNYDGKQNIFAGYVMNEMQITQKLKSIYGLRVENAQMFYSGVRLNEDNSQQEENNTKTLDATNLLPSVNFVYALQEDMNLRASFNKTLARPSFKEKSSAFIEDPITRTQFSGNLDIRQAQILNYDLRWEYFFSPSEMVSVSAFYKDFTDHIALVFFPNNPGQLKPRNVGEASVYGTEFEFRKNLTFITPALENFSVGTNVSLVVSKVNRKTVTVNENGDSEYDSEVAYQGSEAGVSKYREMTGQSPYVVNGFLSYENNMLGLSGNLSYNVQGETLTFIGISNIPDVYTSPFHSLNLKVSKVIGKEGNSSISLTAKNLLNSENKLVYKFGSEEELFSLYKPGRLFNLKYTYNF
- a CDS encoding AAA family ATPase; this encodes METSASTEEKKELQHKVQQVYDEVGKVVVGQQYMVNRLMIGLFTQGHILLEGVPGLAKTLTVNTLANVLHLDFKRIQFTPDLLPADLIGTMIYNQKASNFEVKKGPIFSNLILADEVNRSPAKVQSALLEAMQEKQVTIGETTFKLDRPFLVLATQNPVDQEGTYPLPEAQVDRFMMKVHVDYPSKEDELEIMRRMSNMSFNDEVKTVLDKDDVFAIRKSINEVNLSESLEKYIIELIFATRDPKSYGMTDEASYIQFGASPRASINLNLAAKAIAFLDGRDFVLPEDIKEVATDVLNHRIILNYEAEADGVTTQDLIQTILNKVNVNR